The following nucleotide sequence is from Mytilus edulis chromosome 13, xbMytEdul2.2, whole genome shotgun sequence.
CCTCGGTATAACGCTTTTCTGAATGATGATGACGAACTTTCGTTACTTAAATTGTATCTTCGAAGTAAATTAACAACAAGGTGACAAAAAAACACAGGTGGTAAAAATTCGAATTCGAAACAAAGAATAGATGTTTTTTCTTGCCCAACAAAATTATTGATTATTCTTTCAATAGCAGATGATTTTACTATGCAAGGAACACAATAGAGCTTCTCGTTTACTCTCTGACGAACTACATTTGGCATTTCCACGACAATATCGTACTTTTCTAATACGTGCATGATATGTTCTTGATTGTGCGCTAGTTCTGGGTCCTTTTGTTGGAATATTGCTTGAATCATTTCCATACCAATGTAGCCAGATTCTTCATATTCCTTCCAATTCAATTGTAAATTTTCAGGAATAAAGTCTCGTGCTGAAACAATACACCGGAGAGCTTTTACAAACCAGTTAGGATTGATGATTATAAAATCAGGTACATCGTCAAAATAAATTACCGTTCCAAGATCATGGTGAAATTTCAAGAacattttaaattcatcttcATCTACTATAAGACAATGGCTTCCGTCACTTATTTCCTTAATGGTTTGAAACGATAATATATTTTTACCCATTTCTCTATGCTTGATAATTTCATTTTCTAATGGAATCCATTTCAAAGGCACTTCTACTCCCCAGTTGTCTTCTTGTGTTGAAATGTCGTATATATACTTTCTGATGCTTGGAATTTCTTTACTGTAATTCCGCTCATCAGTATTAGATAGAAAGAAATGTCTCCGAAAATGTCCCCTTTTTTCATCCCTCTGTACCACGTTGGTTAGATCATCCTGGTATTTTGATTTTACATCATCTAAGTTATCCTTAAAATAGACAATATGGCAttatcaagttttttttcaagatttgagGATTTTATTATAAAGCAACGCATAGACGACACAGAACGGTATAAAATGGGGTAATTATTAAAAAGAATTTCATCACAAACttatacaaaaaaacaatgtatatagCATAATAAGTTGTTTACGTTTCTGATAAAagatgacaactatatatataaataaatcaattaCTTGTATTCAATATTTATCTTTAACTTGTCAGAAATCTTAAATTGTAACTTACTGAAACTAGAGATGTTGCAAATGTTTGCCATATATAAATTCTAATTTATTTCAATTGGTGGTTTATTTAATCAacggataataaaaaaaaacaatatggaaGTTGTATTTTTATCTGAAAAGGATGTTTGtgggaaatgttaataaaaaaaagatatgaaagaGTCAACTTATTAAACGATAAACTTTTGTTTGGATCTTGGATAAGACAGGTTGATAGTAGACCTATAAGTACTATTAAAAATCTGTATCACATCCCAATTCATTGATGAACAACAATTTTGAATATCAGTACAAACGTAAACGGCTCAAGAAAAACCGATTAATgtttcattatatttatttttttcttcttaaattgATCGGataaaaaagagtaaaatatGGAGTACAAATACAGCTTATTTGGCATTGTGAACTTGTGCGCTTAGTTTCGGTTTTTACATCTGTGCATCCATGTTTTCTAGTATTCAATTTGACGAATGTAAATAACATGGTAAAGaacaaaatagtccattttttgtatatttaagtCATCGGTTGTAACCTCGCAAAGACAATATGTGCAATAGTGTTTTTGCATGAATTCGTATATTTCTTTTATCTACAAAACTGCTatttaaagatattaaaaaagaaataagaccgtacggtgacctgtaattCCTTAGTTTgcgtcattttgtctcttgtaaagttgtctcattgacaagtatgcaaaatatttttattatcatatatgGCATTGCATATAGTTTAATAAAATTTAGTTTCTGTTTCCTTTGGACTAAATATACGAACTTGTATTTCATCAGTGTGTGTAGTAACAACTATAATCGGAGGGTTAAGCTCACTGCCAGAGGGACATGTATAGCCAAATGTATGAATGCAACTGCTCCAGTAGTCGATATATCCTGTAAAAGATAGGCGAAATATACCTTATAGGGACATTCAAATAAATGTTatgaaataatgaatatttgGCTGCAATGATTATCAAATAATAATATCTCTAGTTTATGTTATCATTTTCTAAATGTTTATTCTCTCTGCGTCTTATTCCTAAACAGTCTGAACTGGCATGCACTCTCTTTCAAATGTGTATGCAGTGATCCCAAAGAAGAAGACAAATGCGGTCTCGTTTATTTTCAACTATAGGCTCACTACGAAAGCATACCATACAAAGATTGGAGGGAATctgcatgaaaaaatataaaaaaggcaGAGATTTAggaacaacaaaagaaaaaaatccatggtcatcagaatatttttgtcATGAAGATCAACAAAACCATGAGTACGACAGTAAAGCTTTCGATATTTGATGATTTCAATTTGACAAATAATTAAtcattatttcaacattttttcgTGGGCAGCAACCAACCTTTTATCTATAAAACCATTATTGTTACAAGCAATACTAGCCTGGGAAAACTACATCAACTAGAATATATTTATTGCAGCTGTACATGGGTATAACAGGGGGTCCATGAACGATTGAACAACTTACCAAAAatcattttcaattacaaatattttagaTCATctctaaaaatgaaatttgaaatatataggAAAATAAATTTCACCGAACATTAACTattcaacgtttttttttatggCGGTAGATTTTTGTCACTAATTATCTTAGTGCTTTTCTTTTTCGATAATAGTGTGCCAATTTGAGGAAGCATGTGTGAAAATGTCTAAGTGTTActgttactgttaaaaaaacaaaaatcaccgAATGTGTCACTATTGATTGATTTGTTAAGTCGCAAATGAAGGTGAATATTCTTATCACTGTTTTTtgcataatttaaaaagaaattgacagttttcttaaaatttaacagtGGAACCACTCCTCGTCACACATTTTTTGCTGAACTATTCTTTTTTCTCAGAAAGATGGATGAAAATTAAATGTATCCATATTTTTGGCTTATATAAGTGTAGATATTAAGCAACTGTACAACTTTTTTAACTGTAATTTAACAAAACTAATACATGTAGCAACCTAATAAACCAAACTGTTGAAGTTAAAACAATACACATGTACAGGACCGTTATTACTGGTTCTATTGCATTTTAAAGGAAAATtatctaatcaaatggcaaatatgGTTTATGCTTGTAAGTTTTTATTATGACCATTCGCAAGAAATTGCTATTGAGTTATAACAATCAAATTCGTCTTTTTGCATTAACTATTCGTATCAAAATCTATGTAAGCCTTTACAATTCATAACTAGATAAATTGTCAGTAGTCAAAAAATGAAATTCTtagaacatttttgttttacctattatgtttggTTATTTAttcacacattattgtcaatataatatgagtgagaggttttgctagctatcCAACCAGATTtaatctacataagaaaatgtgtgTACCTAGATAGGAATAAgccagttgttttcaattcgtgAGATATGTTTgagtgtttgattttgccattttataaaggaaTTTTCATTTTGAGTttcccttggagttcggtatttttgttattgtactttTCTTTACATAATTATTGACTATAGCTTGCCTAAACTATACATAAACTATTCActatgtcatttagtctcttgtgaagagttttttcattgacaaccaaaccacatcttcttttgtatactAACAATATATTCAACTTATCAAATTCAACTTCTGATCTCGGAAATTACATCTCACTTTGTGGTGTTCACGGTCCAGCGGATCTGAATTTGTTCATTGTTTGTTGTTGGatttatcaatgaattttaaaatatcaataaaccTGTACAACAGACTGATTTCATATATAACTTAATTGCATACCTGCAACATTTTCCATTGGCTGTTCCGATACATCCATAAAGTGCCCACTCAAACTCTTTCTTGATAAGTCACCTATTTTCCTTGTAATATCTGTTACAAGCAAAACAATGCATGTACGTGACAGAAAAAGTTGATGTGTTGGATAATACTCAGTATGTCCTGCGAAATCCCAAAAGGAAACGCAAGCTAGACGTCTGTTGAAAGGCTTGACAGCATTAACCTGAGAAAGACTCTCTGTCCAATAAAAATCATTTCCAGTTTTTGATATCGCTTCTACAGAAGATTTCTCGTTGGCTGATGTATCTGCCCTTGTTTGTTTGCAGAAAGGTTGAGTATCTGTATTTGATGCTTCTTTTCTATTGTAAAATACTTCCGTAGAATCAGTGTTATGCTTAACATTCTTAAGCTTTTGTCCAAGACGTGTTGTTCCACTGAAATGATCTTCTGAAAAATAGTAGAACAAATTTCTTGATAAATAGACTGATCAGAGATACCATATTTGAAATTGTGTCCATCAGACGCGTGTTTCCTCTAATAAGATTCGTGAATGAtgcttaaataaacaaaaatgacaaatgcaaTTGAAAAAAGTTGAGCATATTAAATTCCGAAAGGTATAACTAAAGGTTAAATTTCGAAaaatttgttaacagttaattcataattatCACCATATCAATTATTATTAATGTCAATTCAGATGTGCTATACTTTGTATACTACATGTAACTTTGTACTGAAAAGGTTACCCATAGAAACATAATTTCTACGGTAAACAAGTGTGAAATTTACTTAATCCTTGAAAAACTATGGAACGTTACACTTTGCAAAGCGTTTATCTATATGCCCATTtggaaatttataacaaaataggACAAGGAAACATATTTTAGACCTTATAACTGGGTGGTgcactattagtccccgagggtatcatcaacTCAGTTGTCAGTATTCggtatttacatgatttaaaactatcatttctaaaattgttcGTTGATAAATTTTGCAATCATGAACAAACTGAGGTTTTAACTCCTGCAGCAAAGTTGATTTTAGATGGAACTGGATATTTGTAGGTACTTTTTGTTATATAGCTCTTTGATTGTTTCGATTTATTTACATCGTTGGCTTCAAACATTCGGTTTAAGCGTCTCCGTTAAAAGTGTATTCAGAAAAGCTCTTAGGAACAGTTGTTTGCATGATGAGGGATATTTATGTTCTCCTCGTAAAATTTATGACACTAAAGCATAATGAGAGGGATTGtggttttatttgtttgatgAAGAAATATTCTCTggatcagtttaattgaggctTGGAGCTGGCATTTCAGTAATTGTCCGCAGCCTTTGGTGAATTTTAGTCGGTCATTgtcactttgtttttttcttgagaTATCTATTCTCACTTTGGACTCAACTTCCTTTAATCTGATTTAAattgtgcgtattgctgtgttaGCGTTTGTAGTCTTTGTATGTTTATTCAGGTGTCCATTTCACGTAGttattatacattattgtttaggggccagttgcaGTATACCTCCGCTGTGTTgataaagacccattggtgcgttctgataattgtaaataaatgtTGAAATGTTCAAATGTATTTCCTATTTAACTCAAATTGGATAAGTTGTTGCATATAAAACACACGATTACTTATGTAAATTATctgatatcttatttactttctaagataacttgaaattgaataaatatgaaAACGGCTTTTCTAGCTATGAAGACAAGATAAACTCTttttaatatcaatgtaacaagcttCTAAAGCAATTTATCCTGataaatgttgaaaacaaaacaatatgcaTTTACAtgcgtattttaaaaaaaactttaacatgcCTTTGTTAAAGATATACATTCGtagtttttaaatagattttaatccTTGGATTACCTACTTAAATATGTTGAGCTAATTGATTTTGGTATCTGTATCATAAAAAAGGTTATTTTCTATTGTTCTAACTGCACCTTTTACATACTGGACATATTTTATGCCTGATGGAACATAAGTAATATCTAACGATTTAAAGTATCCATGTCTTCTACCCTCTGTCATAAGAAGCTTACTGCAAGAGGCAACGACGCCGCCATAGTAGTATTAGCATCCCCACGTCTCtcattttgtaacattttcataGGCGAAATAACAAATTCGAGATACATATAAGATACATATAATTTCACTTATTAAAACATGAATGTGGGTAGTCTCGTCATGATATCAAAAGGAGTAATTACCATTGATGAAACACCATTCTGCTGTATCCAAATCAATTCCACAAACATTAATCTGTATATCCAAGCAATCCGTTGATACAACATCTTTTATGTCTTTATCTATCAGCCTATGGACCAAACAACTTTTTCCAGCCCCCTGTTCTCCAACAACAACAATTCGAACATAATGTCTTTGCTCACTTCCTTTTTCAACTAATTGTTTGAAGCGTTCGATCTCGTGTAAATTAAAATCAAGGCTGTAATTCTGTAAGTCTGAAATGTTTGAATAAGTTATCCAATTTGACAAATGTCTTTATTATTTTGCatccaaatatgatatacaaaaatgaaattgTCCAAAACAAAACCCAGTACATGAGACACgtgcacacacacacacacacacacacacacacacacacacacacacacacacacacatttatttccccatataactttttatttaatatcatattgACAAATGTGTCTGGTTGTTTTGTTTGCCCCCCGCCAGTCAAATTCCAAGACTGTATTACTTCTTTATAAAACGCAGGAGtatctttgaaatgttttaaagattttatatcactaaaatttatattaaatattgacagaatattgtttaaaaatggtATAAGCTTACAAGTCGCAAGTTTACCATTTGCCAATCTATTTACACATGGTGCTTTTAAAGCCACAACATAACTTTTAAAGTCATTACCATTTGTAAACCCCCCCTTCTCATCTGGACCAATCATCATGTTTCTTTTAAATCTATCAGGTTTCCCATCCCAAATTTATTTAAAGCtattgttttctatttctttaaGATAATTTTCTGAGTTTAGACAGACGCTTCCCAAGAATGTAAACAAAGGCAATATTAAAGTCTTTATAATTAGGAATTTTCCTAAAATTGAAAGATTTCGTTTTTTCCGTATCACaaataatttattcatcttttctaTTGTACCATTCCTGTTTAAATTTTGGCATTCTTCTTTGTCATGTCCGAAAAACACCCCTAAAGCTTTAAAAGGTTTATCTCCCCACTAGATCAAGACAATTGTATCTTTACATGATTTCAATTTCCCAATCCATAATccctctgttttatttctatttaacagTCAACTTGAAAAGGAACCAAAAATTCTATTTCGTTCATTGCAGTTACCGCTTCGTTTTTATCCTTGCAAAAAAGTGTTGGCTGCtaattttgaaatcttaatgCTATGACTTTTcccatttaattttatatttattccttttacatttttattattccTTAATCTCTGGGCGATAATTTCAACtgccaaaacaaataaaaaagccGATAAAGGACGGCCTTGTCTTATTTCACGTGAAGTTTTGAAAGTTTCTGATACCCACCCATTATTCATAACACATGTTTGTATATCTGTGTACAATGTTTTAATCCAGTTGATAAATGAATCGTTAAAACCAAAATGTTTCAATGTCCCAAACATAAAATCATATTCCAATGAATCGAATGCTTTTGCAAAATCTACAAAAACTATTGCCCCCTTAATATTGTATGTGTCTGCGTAGTATATTACATTTTGAATATATCAAATTAGAcccaataaatttatttttaacataaccGATTTGATCTTCATTATTAATTGTTGGAAGTACCTTTTTTACTCTTTGAGCTAGAACatatgaaaaaagtttaaaatctgTTTTAAGTAGTGAAATTGGACAGTAGTTTTCCAAAAGTAAAGGATTAAttgtagtttcttgtgtataatagTTCGGATAGTTCGTAGTATGACGTCCATCATTACTGAAcaagtttaaaattgagaatggaagtggggaatgtgccaaagagataacaacccgaccatagaaaaaaacaacaacaaaaggtcaccaacaggtcttcaatgtatcgagaaattcccgcacccggaggcgtccttcagctggcccctaaacaaatatatactagttcagagacaatgaacgccatactaatttccaaattgtacacaagaaactaaaattaaaataatacaagactagcaaaggccagaggctcctgacttgggacaggcgcaaaaatgcggcggggttaaacatgtttgtgagatctcaaccctccccctatacctctagccaatgtagaaaagtaaacgcataacaatacgcacattaaaattcagtccaagagaagtccgagtctgatgtcagaagatgtaatcaaagaaaataaacaaaatgacaataatacataaataacaacagactactagcagttaactgacatgccagctgcaGACTTCAATTATTTTTGATTAGGGttcagctgaagcacgcctccagttgcgtgagtttctcgctgcattgaagacccattggttgcctttggctgttgtctactctttgtTCGGGTTgatgtctttttgacacattccccttttccattctaaATTATACCAAGATAAGCGTGTTAAATGGTCTTCCTCCTTCAATAGACAGACAGAACGGGCACTACTTCCTCGATATGAGATCGTCCCCGGTTTCTGTTAGGATTCGTGTTTCTAAGACTTTAGTTTTTCATCCTGTTTTTTCTTACAATGCCGTTGTAATTTATTTTTTCGACTTTTGTCTATGAAAATCGCTTTGGTAGCTCCAGCCTCTATTTTTCAAATACACGTGTCAATATTTTGGGAATTAGCAAAATCTATAAAGGGAGATACCCGTATATTTGAAAGGTTAAACAAAGAAATGTATTAAATTCTTAAATGATCATAGAAATGCCATGGTTTAGGGACAAATAAATATGTTGCATTGACATGAAAACTAATAACTTAGGAGAATCTACGTTCTACATTTTGTCGCTAGGAATGCAACCCTGTAGATGAGTATTTTGTTATAATCGAGGAATTAGTTCCAGGCCCGTGTCTTTGTTTGGAGGAAGTGACATTTTATTCTGCGAATAAAATATGGCGGTAAAGCACTCAACGTTgtgatttactttttatcattataaaacaaaaaactattacaccaaagaaaaaacaaaatggcatacagACACTCTATTGACAAATAAAATAGGAATAAACGAAAGACTAAAATACACGATAGCACAATAACACAGAGTGGGGTTGTATAAGCACCGAGTCATGTTAAAAGTATATTACCAATATTTGTATACtgatgtttgtcttttggtctttttcattttttttgccatGCCGATGTAAATTTTTGGGTTcacatatgagtttgaatatcccttagGTATTTTTCGCCTGTCTTTTTTCTTTTAGTTTGTATCAAAGATCTAACAGCCTCAACTCATTCGGGAGAGTATCTATGTCTCCTTTTATTGCGTTAAGTCGACTGCCAGACAGAAATCAATTAGCAATTAACAATTGTAGACACAATTAGTGcgttataattataaaaaaaattgatagaaacaggagcctgtaattcaatggttgtcgtttgttgctgtgttacatatttgattgccgttcattgttttgtacattttttaggCCGTTAtaatctcgtttgaattgttcttaTATTTGtgatttcagggccttttataatggactatgcggtgtgggctttaCTCATTTTTGAAGGCGACCTTTAGCTGTTGATTTCTGTATCATTTGATCAggctcatgtggagagttgtttcattgataatcattcaacatctttttttttattatcattaaagAAGGAACACATTTACGATTGTTACCTGTAACAGCAAATTTACCTGTTTGGTCATTAAGTGCTTCCAACAGTAGCCCAATCCATGTCTCGAGAGGACCATCTGCTTGCAGGGTCGTAGACATTTTCATATGATTCGGGGTATCACACTTATCGATCTTTAAAATGATCGGCTTGTATCCGTTTCCTTTGAAGAATAATTTTAGTACAACAACAAACTCTAATTGCAAGTAATAACTATTGATGTAATTTTTGGATAACAAAACCACGACTTGAACCGATTGTCTCATACAGTCTCGAATAGTTTCTGTCATGTGTTTACCAGGAGTGAAATCTCTGTCGTTCATACAACATTTAAAACCTTTTTCCAGTAGCAGGTTTTCTAGCTGCCGTGCAAAATCAGAATCCGATGAGGCATAAGACATATAGATATGGTATTGTTTTCCTTTAGGTAAATGCATTGGTTCTATAAAGTGGATAGCATTCACTGCTTCTAGCATTGTAGTATGGAAATTTCCTTCTAAATCAGTCATTCTAAAAATCAACTGAAAAAACAAGGCAGATTAAGTTTTTTCAGCGAATCATCGCTCTTGTCTACGTTATCTCTAAGGTTAATGCTATGTTTGATAAATATAACACTCTTTATTACGCCATCTGCAATATTTATAACATATCATATGCGCTATCTGTAATATTTACAACACATAACATTGATTCTAAACAGGGTATACTTTTAATGTTTCTTTTCTCTACTGGATGCAATCAACAGTATTGTACAATTTactataactatttacaccactgggtcgatgccacttctggtggacgtttcgtccctgagggtatcaccagcccaggagTTAGAactccggtgttgacatgcataacaattatatggtcatttttataaatttcctgtttacaaaactataaatatttcgaaaaactaagggttacttttcttatccaaggcatagattatcttagccgtatttgacataACTTTTTAgtattttgggtcctcaatgctcttcaactttgtacttctttggcaTTATacctgttttgatctgagcgtcactgatgagtcttatgtagacgaaacgcgcgactggcgtattaaattataagcctggtagctttgataaatatttacaccacttggtcggtgccactgctggttgagtttcgtccccgagggtatcaccagcccagtattcagcacttcggtgttgacatgaatatcaattatatggtcatttttataaatttcctgtttacaaaactataaatatttcaaaaaactaaggattttcttatcccaggcatagattaccttagccgtatttggcataaagtttgaatttgggtcctcaatgctcttcaacttcgtaattctttggctttataacttttttgatctgagcgtcactgatgagtctggcgttgtcagtttgttttagatttatgagtttgactatccctttggtatcttccgtccctcttttatgtagacgaaacgctcatCTGGCGTAATGAATTATAAGCCtagtaactttgataactattattgcaAGAATGAGAATACAAATAGGAATGAAACAATTCCCTATTAATCCATATTTGGTGAAAAAGCATCCTGTCTTAGTTGGTAGGAAAATTTCAACCATGTTTTATGATcaaagttatttttaaaattaaaacaatataacgTTTAGTGTAAG
It contains:
- the LOC139500453 gene encoding uncharacterized protein — encoded protein: MTQTKELQVTDNLDDVKSKYQDDLTNVVQRDEKRGHFRRHFFLSNTDERNYSKEIPSIRKYIYDISTQEDNWGVEVPLKWIPLENEIIKHREMGKNILSFQTIKEISDGSHCLIVDEDEFKMFLKFHHDLGTVIYFDDVPDFIIINPNWFVKALRCIVSARDFIPENLQLNWKEYEESGYIGMEMIQAIFQQKDPELAHNQEHIMHVLEKYDIVVEMPNVVRQRVNEKLYCVPCIVKSSAIERIINNFVGQEKTSILCFEFEFLPPVFFCHLVVNLLRRYNLSNESSSSSFRKALYRGACVFDIDITGCEKVFLCKYQNTIQVQIWRWNAVLTGSGQRTRIDIEDDLTCIQRKYKLDSLKTYKLKVKCQFTESTSLEGMVDIGPLVNTETNFYCNVHGCTHSTENIRRTWAFNQGEEYTSKLTDENMNFLRIQKISTELMCDILYELLLHDNYVGLKPRNKSDISDLYSKIRGQNVRVPSNGWGGQRLPNESIQTNTGDDVERIRLTRNRLQHSSQFQMSDSEYNERIQQLTRLTERFEVLLKPRESYINRLNKVRTIELRETNLANGIKVLKKKVTRFFTLLFGR
- the LOC139500454 gene encoding uncharacterized protein; this encodes MTDLEGNFHTTMLEAVNAIHFIEPMHLPKGKQYHIYMSYASSDSDFARQLENLLLEKGFKCCMNDRDFTPGKHMTETIRDCMRQSVQVVVLLSKNYINSYYLQLEHLSNWITYSNISDLQNYSLDFNLHEIERFKQLVEKGSEQRHYVRIVVVGEQGAGKSCLVHRLIDKDIKDVVSTDCLDIQINVCGIDLDTAEWCFINEDHFSGTTRLGQKLKNVKHNTDSTEVFYNRKEASNTDTQPFCKQTRADTSANEKSSVEAISKTGNDFYWTESLSQVNAVKPFNRRLACVSFWDFAGHTEYYPTHQLFLSRTCIVLLVTDITRKIGDLSRKSLSGHFMDVSEQPMENVAGYIDYWSSCIHTFGYTCPSGSELNPPIIVVTTHTDEIQVRIFSPKETETKFY